The following are encoded together in the Phragmitibacter flavus genome:
- a CDS encoding multicopper oxidase domain-containing protein, whose protein sequence is MIANLMLQLCLVCSTAVESSVQPTGRVVEYDLVIEEKIMSPAGKAVRALTVNGGIPGPVLRFTEGDTARIRVHNRLKNETTSTHWHGLLLPPIQDGVPEVTTPLIHPGTTRTFEFLIRQSGTYWYHSHTHLQEQLGVYGSIVITPQKGEVHRADRDYVLQLSDWTNEDPHEVQRNLLRGSEGYAVRKGNRQSLVGAARAGALKEYLGNEWDRMMPMDVSDVAYDAFLINGKPRSELVARAGETVRLRLINSGASTYFYAESATGMMTIVAADGMPVQPVKVKRLFIGMAETYDVLIKVPSSGHWEFRTTAQDGSGHASVMIGEGGGKTHLAPEVPKPELYRMEHMMDAALNDDHDSLHDAERPGAPYELLKSPGSTKLPKQLPVRTVPLRLTGDMERYQWGFNGKTMAEEALIPVKKGEVLRFELVNDTMMHHPLHLHGHFFRVVNRHGDHSPLKHTVDLPPMGKATIEFEANEVGDWVFHCHLLYHMMAGMTRIVTYQDPLPEDQVPSLHSSGAHGAVKGHHDHGGGAKEWNGSRWVNLGEHGHEMWSFWGEASAQSHMSEGSLNLRRRHDDFYINWEAGWQEVEDFEYEVDVLYERYLGPNVRAFGGVRLTNEDEAENRGVAGLRYRLPMFVWSSVLVDTEGDVELSLSKEFAVTNRLSVFGEVAYDTNTEWEWSAGASYWINQPVSLVVQYHSEFGIGGGVVVRF, encoded by the coding sequence ATGATTGCGAATTTAATGTTACAGCTTTGTTTGGTCTGTTCGACGGCGGTTGAATCGAGCGTTCAACCGACGGGTCGAGTGGTGGAATATGATCTGGTGATTGAAGAAAAGATCATGAGTCCAGCCGGAAAAGCGGTTCGGGCTTTGACGGTGAACGGGGGGATACCGGGGCCGGTGTTGCGTTTTACGGAAGGGGACACGGCAAGGATCCGGGTGCACAATCGCTTGAAGAATGAGACGACTTCGACGCACTGGCATGGGTTGCTTTTGCCGCCGATTCAGGATGGGGTGCCGGAGGTGACGACGCCGCTGATTCATCCGGGGACGACACGCACGTTTGAGTTTCTGATCCGTCAGTCGGGGACCTATTGGTATCATTCGCACACCCATTTGCAGGAGCAGTTGGGGGTGTATGGATCGATCGTGATCACGCCGCAAAAGGGTGAGGTCCATCGGGCGGATCGGGATTACGTGTTGCAGTTGTCGGACTGGACCAATGAAGATCCGCATGAGGTGCAGCGGAATCTTTTGAGAGGCAGCGAAGGGTATGCGGTGAGAAAGGGCAACCGGCAGTCGCTGGTGGGGGCGGCGCGGGCGGGGGCTTTGAAGGAATACCTGGGCAACGAATGGGATCGGATGATGCCCATGGACGTCTCGGATGTGGCTTATGATGCATTTTTGATCAATGGCAAACCGCGTTCGGAGTTGGTGGCCAGGGCGGGCGAGACGGTCCGGCTGAGGCTGATCAATTCAGGTGCGTCAACTTACTTTTATGCGGAGTCGGCGACCGGGATGATGACCATTGTGGCGGCGGATGGGATGCCGGTGCAGCCGGTGAAGGTGAAGCGGTTGTTTATTGGCATGGCGGAGACTTATGATGTGCTGATCAAAGTGCCTTCGAGCGGACATTGGGAGTTTCGCACGACGGCGCAGGATGGTTCCGGGCATGCTTCGGTGATGATTGGAGAAGGGGGTGGGAAAACCCATCTGGCCCCGGAAGTTCCCAAGCCGGAGCTTTATCGCATGGAGCACATGATGGATGCAGCGTTAAACGATGATCATGATTCGCTGCATGATGCGGAGCGTCCGGGTGCGCCGTATGAGTTGTTGAAGTCGCCAGGGTCCACGAAGTTACCGAAGCAACTTCCGGTTCGCACGGTGCCCCTGAGGCTGACGGGTGACATGGAAAGGTATCAGTGGGGATTTAATGGCAAGACGATGGCCGAGGAAGCGCTGATCCCGGTGAAGAAGGGGGAGGTGCTGCGCTTTGAGTTGGTGAATGATACGATGATGCATCATCCGCTGCATTTGCATGGGCATTTCTTCCGCGTGGTGAACCGGCATGGGGATCATTCACCGTTGAAGCATACGGTGGATCTTCCGCCGATGGGCAAGGCGACGATTGAATTTGAGGCGAATGAGGTGGGTGACTGGGTTTTCCACTGCCATCTGTTGTATCACATGATGGCGGGGATGACGCGCATTGTGACTTATCAAGATCCGCTGCCGGAAGATCAGGTTCCGTCGCTTCACTCCAGTGGCGCACATGGAGCGGTGAAGGGGCACCATGATCATGGAGGTGGCGCGAAGGAATGGAATGGATCGCGCTGGGTGAACCTGGGCGAGCATGGGCACGAGATGTGGTCGTTTTGGGGGGAGGCCAGTGCTCAGTCCCACATGTCTGAGGGCTCGTTGAACTTGCGTCGCAGGCATGATGATTTTTATATCAATTGGGAGGCGGGCTGGCAGGAGGTGGAGGATTTTGAATATGAGGTGGATGTGCTGTATGAGCGATATCTTGGACCGAATGTGCGTGCGTTTGGCGGGGTCCGATTGACGAATGAAGATGAGGCGGAGAATCGTGGGGTGGCAGGGCTTCGCTATCGATTGCCGATGTTTGTGTGGAGCAGTGTGCTGGTGGACACGGAGGGCGATGTGGAACTGTCGCTGTCCAAGGAATTTGCAGTAACCAACCGCTTGAGTGTGTTTGGAGAGGTCGCTTATGACACCAACACCGAATGGGAGTGGAGTGCGGGGGCGAGTTATTGGATCAACCAGCCGGTGTCGCTGGTGGTTCAATATCATTCAGAATTTGGAATCGGCGGCGGAGTTGTGGTCCGGTTCTAA
- a CDS encoding response regulator — protein sequence MEKQPHIAVVDDHEEIRELVGRYLGQHGFAVSAAADAGEFRELLTKERFDLVILDIMMPGEDGLSLCRHLRATTSIPMIFLTAMAEDTDRIVGLEIGADDYLPKPFNPRELLARIRAVLRRAGGSMVSGEAEEGAKQLRFGDQVLDLVRQEVTGEDGVAVPLSSAEFRLLSVFLEHAGKVINRETLIDLTSGRDPGAWDRSIDNQVSRLRRKIEVDPKNPVLIKTHWGDGYCFTGKVVPG from the coding sequence ATGGAGAAACAGCCGCACATTGCCGTGGTCGATGATCATGAGGAGATCCGCGAGCTGGTGGGAAGGTATCTGGGTCAGCATGGGTTTGCGGTGAGTGCGGCGGCGGATGCGGGAGAGTTTCGGGAACTGCTGACCAAGGAGCGGTTTGATCTGGTGATTCTCGACATCATGATGCCGGGTGAGGACGGGCTTTCTTTGTGTCGGCATCTGCGGGCGACGACCTCCATTCCGATGATTTTTTTGACGGCGATGGCGGAGGACACTGACCGAATTGTAGGGCTGGAGATTGGGGCGGATGATTACCTGCCAAAGCCGTTTAATCCGCGCGAGTTGCTGGCGAGAATTCGCGCGGTGTTGCGGCGTGCGGGTGGCTCGATGGTTTCGGGCGAAGCAGAGGAAGGGGCGAAGCAGTTGCGGTTTGGGGATCAGGTATTGGATTTGGTGCGTCAGGAGGTGACGGGTGAGGACGGGGTGGCGGTGCCGCTAAGTTCGGCGGAGTTTCGATTGTTGAGTGTGTTTCTTGAGCATGCGGGGAAGGTGATCAATCGCGAGACGTTGATTGATTTGACCAGTGGTCGTGATCCGGGCGCGTGGGATCGCAGCATTGACAATCAGGTGAGCCGTTTGCGGCGGAAGATCGAGGTGGATCCGAAGAATCCGGTGCTGATCAAAACGCATTGGGGCGATGGATATTGTTTCACGGGGAAGGTGGTGCCTGGATGA
- a CDS encoding TIM barrel protein, which produces MLSRRSALRWMAAPAVLSAVSSARGVETLVKHGKIKQSIVHWCFAKGAKWKIEDTIKAAKELGCVSVEGVGPEHWDLLKENGLKCAYTGAHGFVKGMNNPAFWDENLQKMHERIDQCAAYGNPNVLSFTGFADTTKEGGSVVDLATGKKNCIEAYKKVIGYAEKKGVTVIMEHLNSRVDEEMKGHPGYQGDDVDYCSEIVRAVDSPNMKLLFDFYHVQIMHGDLVRRVESCKDVIGHIHTAGNPGRCEIGSDQEMNYPPLMRKLLEIGYTGYVGHEFIPTKDPMVGLREAVSLCDVA; this is translated from the coding sequence ATGCTTTCTCGTCGTTCTGCTTTGCGTTGGATGGCCGCTCCGGCGGTTTTGTCGGCGGTGTCTTCAGCCCGTGGGGTGGAGACATTGGTAAAACATGGAAAGATCAAGCAGTCGATTGTTCACTGGTGTTTTGCGAAGGGGGCGAAGTGGAAGATTGAGGACACCATCAAGGCAGCGAAGGAGCTGGGTTGTGTGAGTGTGGAGGGGGTGGGTCCGGAGCACTGGGATCTGTTGAAGGAGAACGGGTTAAAGTGTGCCTATACCGGGGCGCATGGATTTGTGAAGGGGATGAACAATCCAGCCTTTTGGGATGAAAATTTGCAGAAGATGCATGAGCGGATCGACCAGTGTGCGGCTTATGGGAATCCGAATGTGCTGAGTTTTACCGGGTTTGCCGACACGACGAAGGAGGGCGGCAGCGTGGTGGATTTGGCGACGGGGAAGAAAAATTGCATCGAGGCGTATAAAAAGGTGATCGGGTATGCGGAGAAGAAAGGGGTGACGGTCATCATGGAGCATCTGAATTCACGGGTGGATGAGGAGATGAAGGGGCATCCAGGCTATCAGGGGGATGATGTGGATTATTGTTCGGAAATTGTGCGGGCGGTGGATTCGCCGAACATGAAACTGCTTTTTGATTTTTATCATGTGCAGATCATGCACGGGGATTTGGTGAGGCGGGTGGAGTCCTGCAAGGATGTCATTGGTCACATTCACACGGCGGGAAATCCGGGTCGTTGTGAGATAGGATCGGATCAGGAGATGAATTATCCGCCGTTAATGAGGAAGTTGCTGGAGATTGGTTACACCGGGTATGTGGGGCATGAGTTCATTCCAACCAAGGACCCGATGGTGGGATTGCGTGAGGCGGTCAGTCTTTGTGATGTGGCGTGA
- a CDS encoding NAD(P)H-dependent glycerol-3-phosphate dehydrogenase, translated as MATFSHENRGSSISSERIKVAVLGAGNMGTALAHALAGNGHEVVLWDFFPEVVEDIQNRRENRRFLPDVRLHEMVRATMSAVECVMGARLVVVSVPSPFVASTLGPIMLGLENHAVLLNVAKGFAPGTRHSLLSMLERLAPTHACVQMAGPAIANEFARGTPASVVLATADELVARRVADWLSGPCFITETTTDVTGASLGGILKNVYAILLGCLDVLGKDSRNVEAAALTASVREMARIAEACGGQALTLYGLAGMGDLVATGLSQDSHNRKFGKALASGKLTSAIEAEIKLLPEGARAVAAVCALAHEADVPAPLAGWVRRTVEGTPPSWEGLLNELRAATRAASGTPPQPVGDDFR; from the coding sequence ATGGCAACATTTTCCCACGAAAACAGGGGGTCGTCGATCTCGTCAGAACGGATCAAAGTCGCGGTGCTGGGTGCAGGCAACATGGGAACTGCGCTGGCGCATGCGCTGGCGGGCAATGGACATGAGGTGGTGCTGTGGGACTTTTTCCCCGAGGTCGTTGAGGACATTCAGAACCGGCGAGAGAACCGGCGGTTTTTGCCTGATGTCCGGTTGCATGAAATGGTTCGAGCCACGATGAGCGCGGTCGAGTGTGTCATGGGTGCCAGGCTCGTGGTGGTCAGCGTGCCTTCGCCTTTCGTGGCATCGACGCTGGGACCCATCATGTTGGGGCTGGAGAACCATGCGGTGCTGCTGAACGTCGCCAAGGGATTCGCGCCGGGCACGCGGCACTCGTTGCTGTCCATGCTGGAACGGCTGGCACCGACCCATGCCTGCGTTCAAATGGCGGGGCCGGCCATTGCCAATGAGTTTGCAAGGGGAACTCCCGCGTCGGTCGTATTGGCGACGGCGGATGAGTTAGTGGCGAGGCGTGTTGCTGACTGGCTGTCCGGACCATGCTTCATAACAGAGACGACAACGGACGTGACGGGCGCATCGCTTGGCGGGATTCTCAAAAATGTCTATGCCATCCTTCTGGGCTGTCTTGACGTGTTGGGAAAAGATTCCCGCAATGTAGAAGCCGCAGCGCTCACGGCTTCGGTGCGCGAGATGGCGCGGATTGCTGAAGCGTGCGGAGGCCAGGCATTGACGCTCTATGGCCTGGCTGGAATGGGAGATTTGGTGGCCACCGGACTTTCCCAAGACAGCCACAATCGGAAGTTCGGAAAAGCACTGGCTTCAGGGAAATTGACCTCCGCGATTGAAGCGGAGATCAAGCTGCTTCCTGAGGGTGCGCGGGCTGTCGCTGCGGTCTGTGCGCTTGCTCACGAAGCCGATGTGCCCGCACCGCTTGCCGGGTGGGTGCGCCGAACGGTTGAGGGAACGCCGCCTTCGTGGGAGGGGTTGCTGAATGAGCTGCGCGCCGCCACGAGGGCGGCGAGTGGGACACCCCCACAGCCCGTTGGCGACGACTTTCGGTGA
- a CDS encoding ATP-binding protein: MSRVWTWMRSLTGQWIMLMLLALLVSQMVFYFIYRAEQARAVLELRRDEVVARAVSVASLVETVQPELYPEILRATNTGVVRFWLEGDDLSEETESWQQKAREQLLKSSRPPAASELVTDSKARWQTMTVENGVVVRMLNLKEWNGFGLVIPVNERLWLHTVYAKPQSVARPPWSYYLSLGITALLLTLVSVLVARRVGRPLQKLTASAESLGRGEEVEPLPEVGADDLRRTAAAFNRMQLRLRRFVEDRTRMMAAISHDLRTPITSMRLRAEFLEDAETREKFIASLDEMKAMTESTLAFARDESATESTRMVDLNALIESLCEDLGAMGWEVSFTPGPERVPWRCRPNALRRALRNVIENAVRYGGRAMVSLEMQIDGLDIVVEDEGPGISAEDRERVFDPFVRLEESRNRHTGGVGLGLSIARSILRSHGGDVRLDEGASGLRVCLHLPGVES, encoded by the coding sequence ATGAGCAGGGTGTGGACATGGATGCGCAGCCTGACCGGACAGTGGATCATGCTGATGCTGCTGGCGTTGCTGGTATCGCAGATGGTGTTTTATTTCATCTACCGGGCGGAGCAGGCGCGGGCGGTGCTGGAGTTGCGTCGGGATGAGGTGGTGGCGCGGGCGGTTTCGGTGGCGTCTTTGGTGGAGACGGTGCAGCCGGAGTTGTATCCTGAAATTCTGCGGGCGACGAATACGGGAGTGGTGCGTTTTTGGCTGGAGGGGGATGATTTGTCTGAAGAGACGGAATCGTGGCAGCAAAAGGCGCGGGAACAATTGCTGAAATCTTCGCGTCCTCCGGCGGCATCGGAGTTGGTGACGGATTCGAAGGCAAGGTGGCAGACGATGACGGTGGAAAACGGGGTGGTGGTGCGGATGTTGAACTTGAAGGAGTGGAATGGGTTTGGACTGGTGATTCCGGTGAACGAGCGGCTTTGGCTGCACACGGTCTATGCGAAGCCGCAGTCGGTGGCACGGCCGCCGTGGTCTTATTATCTTTCGCTTGGGATCACGGCGTTGTTGCTGACCTTGGTGTCGGTGTTGGTGGCGCGGAGGGTGGGGAGACCGTTGCAGAAATTGACGGCTTCAGCGGAGAGTTTGGGTCGTGGGGAAGAGGTGGAGCCATTGCCGGAGGTAGGAGCGGATGACCTTCGGCGCACGGCGGCGGCATTTAACCGGATGCAGTTGCGGCTGCGTCGGTTTGTGGAAGATCGAACGCGGATGATGGCGGCGATCAGTCATGATTTAAGAACGCCGATCACGTCGATGCGGTTGAGGGCGGAGTTTTTGGAGGATGCGGAGACGCGCGAGAAGTTCATTGCTTCGCTGGATGAGATGAAGGCGATGACGGAATCGACGCTGGCCTTTGCCCGGGATGAATCGGCAACGGAATCAACTCGAATGGTGGATCTCAACGCGTTGATTGAGAGTCTGTGCGAGGATTTGGGAGCCATGGGATGGGAGGTAAGTTTTACTCCGGGACCAGAGCGGGTGCCATGGCGATGCCGGCCGAATGCGTTGCGACGGGCATTGCGCAATGTGATCGAAAACGCGGTGCGTTATGGGGGGCGGGCGATGGTGAGTTTGGAAATGCAGATTGATGGGCTGGACATCGTGGTAGAAGATGAGGGACCGGGCATATCGGCAGAAGATCGAGAACGGGTGTTTGATCCGTTTGTGAGATTGGAGGAGTCACGCAATCGGCATACCGGTGGTGTGGGTCTGGGGCTTTCCATCGCGCGGTCCATTTTGCGCAGTCATGGTGGTGATGTTCGGCTGGATGAGGGGGCAAGTGGACTGCGGGTGTGTCTGCACTTGCCGGGAGTGGAGAGTTAG
- a CDS encoding copper-transporting P-type ATPase yields MNSSEPSPSHSCCSKEKPDAAPVESCCSGGGQDKVKPSAGAKYFCPMCEGVESDKPGDCPKCGMALERNPAWKGEAQKTIYTCPMHPEVEREVAGDCPICGMALEPKVMAGVEEDGEDQGELRDMTRKFWVSAILTFPVFVVAMAHLIPSMAHGWVDGTVSRWMQAVLSAPVVVWAGAPFFRRGWRSLVSRHFNMWTLISLGVGAAFGFSWVALLWPQVFPVLGDNGHGGAPVYFEAAAVIVVLVLLGQVLELRARAKTGSAIRALLDLAPARALLVKDGGDKEVALEVVKVGDLLRVRPGEKVPVDGVVVEGRSAVDESMITGEPVPVEKVKDDAVVGGTVNGTGGLVIRAEKVGDDTMLSRIVQMVGEAQRSRAPIQGLADQVAGYFVPAVLGVAVVTFVLWWWLGPEPALVHGLINAVAVLIIACPCALGLATPMSIMVAVGRGARAGVLVKDAGALEGLEKVDTLVVDKTGTLTEGRPKLMEVLVTGDWQRDDLLKLVASLERGSEHPLAAAMVKGAEEKGVVLEKADDFDSITGGGVVGKVGGREVLVGKMELMKDRQVMGWGEMLPQVEKLQAKGQTVVFAAVDGVAAGAVAVEDPIKESAKAAIDELHAMGLKIHMLTGDHAATAGVVAKALGIDSVEAGATPDSKMERVKALRAEGRVVAMAGDGINDAPALAAANVGLAMGSGTDVAMQSAGVTLVKGDLRGLVRAVHLSRATMRNIRQNLWFAFLYNALGIPVAAGLLYPVFGWVLSPMIAGAAMSLSSVSVIGNALRLRKVEL; encoded by the coding sequence ATGAATTCGTCAGAACCTTCCCCTTCCCATTCCTGTTGTTCGAAAGAGAAGCCGGACGCTGCGCCAGTGGAGTCTTGTTGTAGTGGTGGTGGTCAGGATAAGGTGAAACCTTCGGCAGGGGCGAAATATTTTTGTCCGATGTGTGAAGGGGTGGAATCGGACAAGCCCGGTGATTGTCCAAAGTGCGGGATGGCTTTGGAGCGCAATCCGGCTTGGAAGGGCGAGGCGCAGAAGACGATTTATACTTGTCCGATGCATCCGGAAGTGGAGCGGGAGGTGGCGGGGGATTGTCCCATTTGCGGGATGGCGCTCGAGCCGAAAGTGATGGCTGGTGTGGAGGAGGACGGTGAGGATCAGGGAGAGTTGAGGGACATGACGCGGAAGTTTTGGGTGAGCGCGATTTTAACGTTTCCGGTTTTTGTGGTGGCGATGGCGCATTTGATTCCGTCGATGGCGCATGGTTGGGTGGACGGGACAGTATCGCGCTGGATGCAGGCGGTTTTGTCGGCGCCGGTAGTGGTTTGGGCGGGGGCACCGTTTTTCAGGCGTGGGTGGAGGTCATTGGTGTCGCGGCATTTTAACATGTGGACATTGATCAGTTTGGGCGTGGGAGCGGCTTTTGGATTTAGTTGGGTGGCGTTGTTGTGGCCTCAGGTGTTTCCTGTTCTGGGTGACAACGGGCATGGCGGTGCGCCGGTCTATTTTGAAGCGGCGGCAGTGATCGTGGTGCTGGTGCTGCTGGGTCAAGTGTTGGAGTTGCGGGCAAGGGCGAAAACGGGAAGTGCGATTCGTGCGTTGCTGGATCTGGCTCCTGCGCGGGCGCTGTTGGTGAAGGATGGTGGCGATAAGGAGGTGGCGCTGGAAGTGGTTAAGGTGGGCGACTTGTTGCGGGTAAGACCGGGGGAGAAGGTGCCGGTGGATGGGGTGGTCGTTGAGGGGAGGTCGGCGGTGGATGAGTCGATGATCACGGGAGAACCGGTGCCTGTGGAGAAGGTGAAGGACGATGCGGTGGTGGGAGGCACGGTGAATGGAACGGGCGGATTGGTGATCCGTGCCGAGAAGGTGGGGGATGACACGATGTTGTCGCGCATTGTGCAGATGGTGGGCGAGGCGCAACGGAGCAGGGCTCCGATTCAAGGGTTGGCGGACCAGGTGGCGGGCTATTTTGTGCCGGCGGTGCTGGGGGTTGCGGTAGTGACTTTTGTTTTGTGGTGGTGGTTGGGACCGGAGCCGGCGTTGGTGCATGGATTGATCAATGCGGTGGCGGTGTTGATCATTGCGTGTCCATGCGCGTTGGGATTGGCGACGCCAATGTCGATCATGGTGGCGGTGGGGCGTGGGGCGCGGGCGGGGGTGCTGGTGAAGGATGCGGGGGCGTTGGAGGGATTGGAGAAGGTGGATACTTTGGTGGTGGACAAAACGGGGACGCTGACCGAAGGGCGGCCGAAGTTGATGGAGGTATTGGTGACGGGGGACTGGCAGCGAGATGATCTATTGAAGTTGGTGGCGAGTCTGGAACGGGGCAGTGAACATCCCTTGGCGGCGGCGATGGTGAAAGGGGCGGAGGAGAAGGGAGTGGTGCTGGAGAAGGCGGACGATTTTGACTCGATCACAGGCGGCGGGGTGGTGGGCAAGGTGGGTGGTCGGGAGGTCCTGGTGGGCAAGATGGAGTTGATGAAGGATCGCCAAGTCATGGGATGGGGTGAGATGTTGCCTCAGGTGGAGAAGCTGCAGGCAAAGGGGCAGACGGTGGTGTTTGCGGCGGTTGATGGCGTGGCGGCGGGTGCGGTGGCGGTGGAGGATCCGATCAAGGAATCGGCGAAAGCGGCGATTGATGAATTGCATGCGATGGGGTTGAAGATTCACATGCTGACCGGAGATCATGCGGCAACGGCGGGGGTAGTGGCGAAGGCCTTGGGGATTGATTCGGTGGAGGCGGGGGCGACACCGGATTCGAAGATGGAGCGGGTGAAGGCGTTGCGGGCGGAGGGTCGCGTGGTGGCGATGGCGGGCGATGGGATCAATGATGCGCCGGCGTTGGCGGCGGCAAACGTGGGTTTGGCGATGGGCAGCGGGACGGATGTGGCGATGCAGAGCGCAGGGGTGACTTTGGTGAAGGGGGACTTGCGCGGACTGGTGCGTGCGGTCCATTTGAGTCGGGCGACGATGCGGAACATCCGGCAGAATTTGTGGTTCGCATTTTTGTATAACGCGCTGGGGATTCCGGTGGCGGCGGGTTTGTTGTATCCGGTGTTTGGATGGGTGTTGAGCCCGATGATTGCAGGGGCGGCGATGAGTTTGAGTTCGGTGTCGGTGATTGGCAATGCGCTGAGGTTGCGGAAAGTGGAGCTGTGA
- a CDS encoding adenylate kinase family protein gives MSQAILQQHSSEKPVVVLLGGPGSGKGTHGQALAKSLGYRHLSTGTHFRDHILRETSLGRQAKEFIKAGQLVPDEVTNKLVQTMLGDGGSASGFVLDGYPRSVDQAEALDVMVPLLECVVTQSLYLVVSEEEMVRRLSGRLTCRACGQSFHETSRPPVLEGVCDACGGELFRRADDEPATIRQRVAVFQQVIRPLLEFYRGTGRLLEVAAEGPVEEVTARVIKAAAMVHNR, from the coding sequence ATGTCTCAAGCCATTCTGCAGCAACACTCATCCGAAAAGCCCGTCGTGGTTTTACTGGGAGGCCCTGGGTCCGGTAAAGGAACGCACGGTCAGGCCTTGGCGAAGTCGCTGGGGTATCGACATCTGTCGACGGGCACCCATTTTCGCGATCACATTCTACGGGAAACCTCCTTGGGTCGACAGGCCAAGGAATTCATCAAGGCGGGTCAGCTGGTTCCGGATGAGGTGACGAATAAACTGGTGCAGACGATGCTCGGCGATGGCGGGAGTGCGTCTGGATTCGTTCTTGATGGGTATCCGCGTTCGGTTGACCAGGCCGAGGCTTTGGATGTCATGGTGCCATTACTGGAGTGTGTGGTTACGCAGAGCCTTTATCTGGTGGTGAGCGAGGAAGAGATGGTGCGTCGGTTGTCGGGTCGCCTGACCTGCCGCGCCTGCGGACAGAGTTTTCACGAGACCTCCAGACCCCCGGTGCTGGAAGGGGTTTGCGATGCCTGTGGCGGAGAGCTGTTTCGGCGTGCCGATGATGAACCGGCCACCATTCGGCAACGGGTCGCCGTGTTTCAACAAGTGATCCGGCCACTGCTGGAGTTTTATCGTGGCACCGGCCGACTGCTGGAGGTCGCTGCGGAGGGGCCGGTGGAAGAGGTGACTGCCCGTGTGATTAAAGCGGCGGCGATGGTTCATAACCGTTGA
- a CDS encoding SMP-30/gluconolactonase/LRE family protein: MRTLLALFLFASLLHAAEPEPDFPLTEDSKPQPNIPKGELIKDVYIAAPGSVFPGTEREYTLYLPAGTDRTKPLHFTIFQDGVIYQGPVVFDNLIADKSIPPMLGLFVKPGVVPAANENALPRFNRSYEYDSVSANYSKFLLEELIPALEARHQIQFSKDPNEGGIVGSSSGGIAAYVAAWHRPDRIRRVFTGVGTYVGLRGGDQLSTLVRKTEPKPVKIFLQDGSNDLNIYAGDWWMANQTMERALIWAGYEVYHAWGEGGHNGKHATQVMPEALRWLWKDWQTSKEIQANKDGKSQWKGYEIFQPSSQWNAVSDLKASALIVDVNGKVTAASHPNNRTVLHGGKALGDLPKSEFETSATTLSPDQTQLFVTRPHDAYIHSFQITADGSFANQQPYFYLHSLDNGTTGGIYEAAGLCVDTDGRLYVATALGIQVFDQAGRVNFIISTPSLPTDVCFGGKDLSELFIACGDKIYKRPTKVRGIVSGQMPPIKPAAPKL; encoded by the coding sequence ATGCGCACGCTCCTCGCCCTTTTCCTCTTTGCTTCGCTGCTCCATGCCGCCGAACCAGAGCCGGACTTCCCCCTTACCGAAGACTCCAAACCTCAACCCAACATTCCCAAGGGCGAACTCATCAAAGACGTCTACATAGCCGCACCCGGCAGCGTCTTCCCCGGCACCGAACGCGAATACACCCTTTACCTCCCTGCAGGCACCGACCGCACGAAGCCCCTCCATTTCACCATCTTCCAGGACGGCGTCATCTATCAAGGCCCCGTGGTTTTTGACAACCTCATCGCCGACAAGTCCATCCCACCCATGCTCGGCCTGTTCGTCAAACCCGGCGTTGTGCCCGCCGCCAACGAAAACGCCCTGCCCCGCTTCAACCGCAGCTACGAATACGACAGCGTCTCCGCCAACTACTCCAAGTTCCTCCTCGAAGAACTCATCCCCGCCCTCGAAGCCAGACATCAGATCCAATTCAGCAAAGATCCCAACGAAGGCGGCATCGTCGGCAGCAGCAGCGGAGGCATCGCCGCTTACGTCGCTGCCTGGCATCGTCCCGACCGCATCCGTCGCGTCTTCACCGGCGTCGGCACCTACGTCGGCCTGCGCGGCGGCGATCAACTCAGCACCCTCGTTCGTAAAACCGAGCCCAAACCCGTCAAAATTTTCCTTCAGGACGGATCCAACGACCTCAACATCTATGCTGGCGACTGGTGGATGGCCAACCAGACCATGGAACGCGCCCTGATCTGGGCCGGATACGAAGTTTACCACGCCTGGGGCGAAGGCGGTCACAATGGCAAACACGCCACCCAGGTCATGCCCGAAGCCCTGCGCTGGCTCTGGAAAGACTGGCAGACCAGCAAAGAAATCCAAGCCAACAAAGACGGTAAGTCCCAGTGGAAGGGTTATGAGATCTTTCAACCCAGCTCCCAGTGGAACGCAGTTTCTGACCTCAAAGCCTCCGCGCTCATCGTCGATGTAAACGGCAAAGTCACCGCCGCCTCACACCCCAACAACCGCACGGTTCTGCATGGCGGCAAAGCCCTGGGCGACCTTCCCAAATCTGAGTTCGAAACCAGCGCGACCACCCTGTCGCCCGACCAGACCCAACTTTTCGTTACCCGTCCTCACGACGCCTATATCCATTCCTTCCAAATTACTGCTGACGGTTCGTTCGCAAACCAACAACCCTACTTCTATCTCCACTCACTCGACAATGGCACAACCGGTGGGATCTATGAAGCCGCCGGTCTCTGCGTCGACACCGATGGCCGCCTTTACGTCGCCACCGCTCTCGGCATCCAGGTCTTCGACCAGGCCGGTCGCGTCAACTTCATCATCTCCACCCCCTCCCTGCCCACTGACGTCTGCTTCGGCGGCAAAGACCTTAGCGAACTCTTCATTGCCTGTGGAGACAAAATCTACAAACGCCCCACCAAGGTCCGTGGCATCGTCAGCGGTCAAATGCCCCCCATCAAACCCGCCGCGCCGAAGCTTTAA